The Pangasianodon hypophthalmus isolate fPanHyp1 chromosome 25, fPanHyp1.pri, whole genome shotgun sequence nucleotide sequence GAGGGGGCGGGGCTGAGTTTGTTGTTGGTAAAATGAGCGGTGTTAGAGCGTGAATACGGCAGAAGTTGCCTGGGCCGATCAGGGTCAGGAGTCACAGCTATAGAGCAGCAGCAGACAGAGAGGCTCAGAgcctttgtttgttttactgcTTTAGTTCAGAGCACCACTACTGTTGTCACTAATACTGGGGTGACCTCCTTAAGCCAATTTTAGCTTCATGTGAGTTCCTACTTTTTAACTTGTGAGTTGTATCATTTATCCTGAACTTCTCAGCTGCATTTAAATTCACGCGGGTACGTTTCAGTTGAGGATTATCATCTGTGTGGATGAACAATGATTCTGTCTCTTTGAGACAATGTGGGGGGTAAATTACTCTCTTCACCCTTTCCCCCTCTCTTTGTCCTCCCaccatttctgtctctctccctccattccTCAGTTTCCTCCAAGAGAGATCCACTTGCTAAGCCTCAGGCAGGATTTGCAGAATTGATTGAAACACAAAAGTGGCATTTAGGATTTAATAAGAagattaataatgataatgatagtACCAGCATTTTTGAAATTCAAATGAGCTCTGTGATCCCCTGTGAGATATGTCCTGAAACTTTAGACCCGTTTAGAATCAAATCCTGCCAGATCTGCATCATGTCCATTCTAATTAGTGGGAATCAAATCAAGTACTCCAGCCAGCCCCAGAATATTTTCCGTAGCGGAAACCCAAAACATTGCTATCAAAGAAGAAGAATGCAATATGTACTCTAATCCGGCGTTTGTCTAAACAAAAACTAAATCTGCTCAGGAAGTTTCAAAGACTTTAAAGAAATATTGCAGCATTTTCTGCCTAATCTCTGTCCGCAGCATCTGCAGCGCATGTGCTAATATGTTTCCCTGTACTAAGTAAATCTGTCTTCTAGCGCACTTACACTAGAAGTCTAAAGGCAGTCGTTAAATTCGATAAATggtcacaattaaaaaaattaaatcgtAAAAGGTAACGTAAATTTAATtaacataaattattattattattttttttgttttatcttgtAATGTGATGGAAATTAGCTAATGTCTTACCCAGGGTGTTCTTTTGAAGTTTCAGCCAACTTTGGAGCagtactgttttaaaaaaatatatatgtatatatatatttatatatattctgtGAGACAAGCAAGTCAAACATGGAGGCAGAAAagctttctctccctctctctctctctctctctcactctctctctctcacacacacacacacacacacacgcacacgcttgCGCGCACGCACTGGTTTAATGTGCAGTGGCTGGCCGGTGCCTGATGCAGGCAGGCGCTGGTTATTGGGCAGGCAGAGAGGCGAGGGTGCTGCTTTATTACCTCTCATCCATAACTGGAGATGAGACACGGCAGGAGCCGCGCAGCCACGCAGCCACGGAGCCAGGCTCATTCACTCTAATGAGCTCCCAAAGAGAGATTAATGAcagtgtcctctctctctccctctcattgCTCTGTATTTCTGGTTCTCTCgtttctttctcttctgtttcaCTCTGCATTGTGTAGGTGTCTCCCAATCTATCCTATGTGCTatcatgcaaaataataggaatTAATGGAAACTTGGATATAACTGTAACCAGTATTTTAAAGTGACTTGCCATCGTCTAGTGACCTGATATTGTATATTCTTCTGTGTGACTTGCATGTCAACGGGGTGCTGCGTGAGGCTCTGTCTTCCAGAAGGGCAGCAGACCTACGAACAGGGCATTCTGGGAAATGAGGCCAGTGTGCAGGTGTCATGCAAAGCGCTGTGCACAgaaggtgttttatttttttttctgcagctaTTAGAAAAGGCGGTGTAGGTTGTTAAAGCCCCATATGTATGCAGTGGGGATTTTATAGCCTCTCAGCCAGTAAAATCAGCAGAATTGATGAGCCAATTCTGGCTGTGGGACGCCAACAGAGACCATAAAGCCAGAGAGGGGAACGACAGGTTGCACTCAGAAAGCGTCTGTGAGGTTTCATTGATggtttcatctctctctctctctctctctctctctctctgtgtctctcagatTTACTCTCCTGACCACACCAGCAGTAGTTTCCCCTCTAACCCATCAACCCCGGTGGGCTCACCCTCTCCGCTCACGGCCCAAGCGGGTGCCGCCTCAGCAGGTACGGTGGTGACAGCAAGCGGCCCCCCTGGAAGGGCAGGTAAAATATCAGTCTTGTCACTCTGAGCTTACACACCGTCATCTCCATGCCATGTCTTTGTCATGCTGCCTCGTCTAACCCTCACACTGCTTATCACCTTATTCACTCTGTACTCAGCTCGCATGCTGCTTATTATTCTGttacacacattataaacacacacctgtattaACTATTAGCTATCCCTTACTGTAATCACATGAGGCACTCTAATGGAAGTAAACATTTATGCTATGATTTGATACATGTCTGAGCTGCCTAGGCATTGATCTGAGGGGTCCGGGCTATTCCTCATGATCATGAAACTCAATCTGCTTCTATGATGGGCTCTTTTGCTCCGCTGATTTGATTGCTACTCAGCTATGAGACTCATGTCAGAATATTGAAAACTACGCACACTGTAAAAACCTGGTCTAaatgaatgtttattattactgattatgATTCATTCTTCTGAATCACATTGTGGGAGCAGGTATTTGAATTGAAGTAGGGACAGAATGAAGACgacacactttttaaattttctttcttttcatacaGTGCAATAGGGCAAAACTGCACTTTTCTAGAATATTAAAAGCTTCATCATTACTTCTGTAGAAATGTTAAGTTGGATAATTTCCTTCTAGTTTTgactgttttcagtttttgtttgaaatttagTTCATTTCTAGTTAAAATCGCTTTTTTGGTTTATATTAGATTTCAGTgtttagatatatttttatttatagatttcaGTTTTAGTAAttggtttttgtgtttttgatcCTTAGATAGGAATGCAGTAATACATGCTGCACTAACCAAGTTAAACAAACCAAGTTAAACTTGTTTAATTATCATTAATGGTCTACATCTAAAAATCCAAAGGACATTGTTTAAGGACAGTTAATATTGTTTAACTACCTTAACATTTCAATAACAGAAATGAATATGCagttaatatatattttgtatgcaGTAGGAAgtaaatataagtaaatataacattttgtgATTGTATGACTTTTtcataacagtaaaaataaGTGTACATTTGAAGGATGTTAACACTTAACATTATATAACAGTAACTATatttagattaaaaataaacaaagcctgaaaaaaatttatttacactcttagatttatttcagttagttttggaaattttttttattttattattttcaatttaatgTTGGTGTATAATTTTTTCAGTTTGCAATTTTTGTTTAAGATTTCTCTGATTATTATACACGCTATAATCGCAGCATGCACGCAAGTGAGTACgcatgcatgtgtgcgtgtgttggcATAGTGGCGACAGCTGTCTCCGTGTCTGTCCCTCTCCTCAGCCTCAGCTGTTGTCCTGCTCCTCACACAGCTGTTCCCCCGTTCAGCCCGACCCACAGACCCCCTCATTTATTAGCCTGACTGACTGCGCAGGGAGCATGAGGGAGGTGTGAGCATGAAGAGGAGAGGGATGACTCAGCTGATGATGTCCATACAGAGGAAACGCTGTTCTCCTCTCAACCTTTTGCTCCcttaaaacagcaaactgtCACCGAGATTGTCCCCTGACCTCATTTTCTGTCACTGTGTGTTCTTACCTCCAGACATTACAACGCCAGAAAAGACTGCATAGGTTTGTTTTGGTAACTTATGTGTTTAGCTAATGCAGTTCATTCATGTTGAACTGAAATCACTACCAGTTTGTGCCATTAAGTCAATTTCTACTTTGTGCATGTAGTCAAAGCGTCCTTTGTTGTTGCGAGTTTGAAGGTTTTTTTGATCAGTGGAGCAGCTATTCTTAGACAGCGCTGCGGAATGTGCCATGATGTTATGATTAAGCACAAACACCTACATCTGTTCTTCAGGATTAGTTCTTTAACCGAAGTATTAGACGTCTCTGCAGCACAGACCTGGGCCTCTGCTGCTGCTTCTAGCCAATTAGACTTCAGTCCACGTGGGATACGGTGCACATACACTCATTTGTCTTATGCGGCCATTGGTGAGAGAGGGCTTTATTAAACGCTATGCTCTTTTTTGTGTacacagaaggagagaaaaagagcaagCCCCGTAATTTCTTGCCCCAAAGTCATTTTTAATAGCCCGTTAATGAAAGTCTGTTTCTCAGGCCTTTGTGTTTTAAGGAAGAAAATTCCCCCAGATGGGGCCCTGCTAGCAGTTTTGGGAGAATGAATGGTTGGAAAGTTCTTACCTAAACACTCTCACCAAGGGGAGTGAGGGAGAAGAAGTCCTAGTGGTATGGGGTGATGAACGCTCATCCCTTTTGCTCGCTTTAAAGAAGATCTCTAACCAGACATGAGATTGATAAGGCAAGATGCAAGAGTGAGCCATGGCAACATGTAAGCAGAGGTCTATAGTGCAAGTAGAGCATGATTAGGTTTGGTCCTTTTTGCTATGGAGACAGAAGTCAGGTTGGACCAGAGCTCCTGCCTGTAATTGGTGCTCAAACACTAAAGTAAATAACCTGCGAGTTTTGTTTAGGTCCATTGCCATTAGGGAtgtttgaccttttttttattagatacacaaacacacaaagaatCCTTGGGCGATGCATGACTTCCTGTAGCTGTTTGTTTGCCAGTTGGAGAGCAGTATTGTACATAATTGAAAGTAAGAAGGAAGAGAGGGGAAAATAACCCCCTCCTTTTTGATTTGCGATTAGCAGATGTGGATTCCTTTAGAGCGAAGATGATTTATGGCCAGTCAGAATCATTGCACTTAGACTAAGAGCAGACCTCAGTAATTTACATCCTCATTACAGTGCTGAaatcagacacacacgcacgtttGCATAACACACAGGCATGACAAAAAATACACCTACTTAGTTACAaagttttcttttgtgttttttttttttttttgctttacatGTGTTTATTGACTGTGTGTGTCCATGACCTGAAGGTCCTTGAGCTGTGAGATCCTTTTGGGTTTAGAACTTGGTCTTTTCCAAGCAGTGCCATTGCAATCAGAGTCAGGGGAAGTGAGACAGGGTCTGAGCCAAAGCTCTTATCAGCATCCTGCATTGTTCTCACAGCATTTTTAGCCATGACTTCATTAATGAGCGGAAGTAGTGCATGTCCCTCAGTGCTGCTGTGGGTGGTGGTACAGCCCCCGACCCCTCTCATGTTGCAGGATGTAGCTTAGTCATAGGAAATGATGCATCTGGACCTGAGAGGAAAACAGCCCACATAGAGAATAGCTGGAATTGCACGGAAGGGGAAATGAGCTTTGGCCTCTGTTGGGAAGTGGCCTGAAGTGTTGATCAGCCATTTCTTGGCTCTGTATGGTAACTAGGAAATTCCACATTTGATAACCTCTtgctctctccttttctttttttttttttctacaggtACTACCCAGTGGCCTCGTGCAGCCGGACAGAACCCGTCTTCCCCGAATTATGAGAATTCTCTCCACTCTCTGGTATGagccccttctctctcttttcctcccctCCCCCTCACAATGAACACTGTTTAATGGACATTGCAAAAGTGGGTGCCTGGCTGCTGGAGAGGGGGacagcattacacacacattcctgactGACAAATGTCAGAGAGTGGTTTAGAGGGGGAGCGTGATACAGAACAATACTCATCCCTCGGGGCGTGTCTTCTGCCATCTGTCTGCTCCGGAGAATGCTGAGTGGGGATTGGCTAGGGTGTGTGTAGCGGAGTATGGGGATTGGGTATAGGGTTTAGGGAGATGAAGATTGGCTAGGCTGTGTTTAgagtgtagggtgtgtgtgtgtgtgtgtgtgtgttggttggtGGGGGGGAGGGTGGTTGGTATGGGGATTGGCAGCTGTTGCATAGGAGTAGTGCTTCTGGATTCCAGGGCTGACTGGGGAGCAGAACCTTGATGGGgatcactttacacacacacacacacacacacacacacacacacacacatacatacacacacacacacacacacacacgcctgcttCCCACATCATGCATTCACACCATGGGGTGTGTAagacaaatatttacacatgcaCTTTCAGTGCCACCTGTGGCTACATTTTTGTCAAGTGTCTGATTTGGCGGTGTGAGCTACTGTGAACAGCAACAATCCAATAGAGTGAAAATGGCCAAGAATGGACCAGAAAGTTATTAATCATCACCAATTCCAGGAATTCTGATGTTTATGCTTAAGTGGTTTGATAATACCTTGCATCCTTTCTTTAGTTATGTATGTATCTTTATCCCTTCCTgcctctctacctctctctttctcgctctctgcTTATCCATGTGCCAGTTTGTAACTGTCTCACTGCTCTCCCGTTCCTGTCTGACTTTAGAAAAATCGTGTGCATCAGCAGCTGCATGAGCATCTCCAGGATGCCATGTCCTTCTTAAAGGATGTCTGTGAGGTATCCCTGCTTTTTAGCTGCCTTTCTTGTCCATCACTTGTCTCCTTACTGTGTGCCgtttctttcctttctcatcACCAGCCTTGCTATGATTCAGTCTGTCGatgtattctttctttttttgttgttttttttttgttgtttttaccCCATATCGTTTCATTTTAGTTATACTCATGCTTTCTTTCAGCTTATGGTAGTCACAGTCTAAAAGTCTAAAAGACTGTGTTAAAGTCTTAATAGGcaagaacttaaaaaaaaaattcataccaTCATATGCTAGAAgagtccattttttttcataggTTTGTCCTTTAGGAGGCCTCGGGGTGCATGTATGACTTCCATTGGGTTCACATGGCTAGACATctcatttttcagttttgtggttttttcataaatttcatTAGTTTCTGTTCCATTCTGGATTGCTGTATAATTTAATgcagtatttctttttaataatgttcatatatttaaaccctgctctcatctctctctcatctaCCCCCTCCCCCCCTTGTTTCCATCTCTGTCCTTTTCCAGTCTCGGATGGAGGATCGTTTGGACAGACTAGATGATGCGATCCATGTCCTCCGGAACCATGCCGTAGGTTCTACCGCCTCTCTGCCCAGCGACATCCACAGCCTGCTGGGACAGACGCACAACGGACCAATCACAGCCATCGGCACCAGCTTCCCCACGTCCGGATTGGTCACCAGCAGGACAGCATCTATGGTAACAATCACTGTGTTTATTCTGCCTGGAAAACAATAACCTAATTGTTTCAGAGCTTTCTCTGaacttgttctttttttaatttctgccaAGTTCAAAGTCCCCCATCGATCAATGGCAGttgtttaaacaaaatttaaGCCAATCAGCAAAATATGTCCGCTTTTGAGTCAGTTGCAGACAGAGAAAGGCACGCGCTTTTTCATTGTGCTTCTCCAAACAGGCTAATAAACAAGGCAGAGCCACCTGTTTAAAATGAAGCCTCAGTCATGTGCTGAAACGGAACCATTTTCCACAGTGGGCCATTTAACTTAAACCCACATACTTTCCATATGCGTAATGGCTGGCCCAGGgcacgcactctctctctctttctctctcctcaagCTTAGCACAGTGGTGGATGGATGGGAAAAGCAGTCGAGGTGGGCTGGAGTTTAGCACTCCCCTGGAACAGTTCAGCGACTCGGGCTGTGGGGACTGGAGCAGTGTTGTGTCATGCTAAAACACAGCATATAAACTCACTCCCTCCTCCCTCGTCTTCACACATGCAGTCCCTGCAGCAGAGAGCACAGCTGTAGGGGAAGAAACAGAGGAGACTAATGTTTTCCCATTAATCCCCCTGCGCAAAGAAATAATCCAGGAcactttttttgtgcttttcctTATAAAATGCCCACATTTGTCTCTGGAAGGATGTGAAATATTCTCACTATGAAATTCCTTGCaaaagcaatttattatattagtaaATCAGTCTTGGTGCCTTTGGGATTGAATGTGCTTGGAAAGTGTGACCAGTAAGACCTTGATCACATATTATGGTCATTCATAAAAACAGTTTGCTTCACACTTGTTTGTGTAGATGCGCTGTAGCATTGGGGCCCTAACACACAttgtttttgctgtgtgttactgttactcAGCTCTTGTCAACGCCCATTAACACTGACTAGGAGTGTTGAATTAGTATCAGAGCCAGATGGAGTAAAAGTTCTATGATTGGCTCTTCAGCCAAGTGCACCAgtacagaagagaaaaaaaaacctttttttccccagcttcTGCTCATCTTGTGTAGCTATTTGTTCtacatttttttgcatgaaaaagGTAGATAGTTTAATAGATTACATCCAAAACCACATACTAACACACTTACTACTATGACCGTGTAATAGGCATAGACTACAGTTTTCACGTGCCGTTTATTACAGTAATATGCAATTTGATAAACAGGATTTTTGTTAAGATACTAgggttttaatttaattgttttaatattacGAGTACAGATTATTGCCCCTCCTGGTATGTAACGCTCTGTCATTTCAGACAGGTGCAGCCTTGGGTGACTCTAGTTTGATAACATTGACTTGATGCGCTATTCAGTTTACAGTCATACATGCAGTTATATTCAGAGCTGCATCCATGAGGCATGTGTTTACAGATTGAAATTGTGATCAGTGTGAACCCGAGAGAAAGCCTTCCAAGCAAAGCAGACAGCTTCAGTTCTCCATTAAACCTTCCACACTAACGATAATGTCGTCCTCATCCCAACAGAACCAAAGCTCTCATCTCACCCATGTCATAATTCCATTTTGAGGAGAAAATCTGAGGCCTGGATGTGATTTCTGTATCAAAGCCTCTGGGCTTAGTGgcttagtgtgtgtattagaacCGGAGATTGAGAGCCGGATCAGTGATGTGATGACCTGTTTATGTCCCTGTAAGAAGGGCTCTGTGTCACTGCTGTCAGTGAACTGTGTGCTCATACAGATACCAACAGAGCTCTccctctccatcacacacacacacacacacgccacaggAATACACACTATAAGACAAAACCCTGATTCAGCATGGCTGATACACAAGCTTTTATACTgccttcacaaacacacacttcacacacaccatatacacacacccccTTGCTGTCTATCTCTTTGCCCTATTTCTTAACAACTCAGGAAATCTGACACCTCAGATgagggtgtgtgtctgtgtgtgtttttgtgtgtgaccTAAGTCTCCAGCTGTATGGTAATCAAGCCCGAAAATGGCCGCCTTCTTCGGCTGGCGGCCCCctcagctcctcctcctccagcccAGACAAAGAGTTGTTTGGCCACCTGTTGAGAGCAGAGCTGAGATTAGTGCATGCTGCTGGGGGAGGACAGGGGGTTTGGCAGGGTTAACAGAGGCCAACAGTGACTTAGGATCACATTCCTAAAGGAAAAAGGGGAAAGAGCCACCCCACCTCTTTCGTCTTCTGCTTCCACTCCTCTCGTTGTTGTTCCTGTTGCTGCTCGTAAGGGAGACAGGATCTGTGGGGGAGCGAGTGGATCCCTGTGGTGGAGGTACAGGAGCGAAGTGGCCTTTCTGACTCTCTGAAGGAGACAAGTAGCAGAAAGCTGGCAGCAAATCGCTCTGGGTTTAGTTTGCTCTGAAGCAGCCACTCTCTGGCTCTCTTGCCAATAGCTTGATCAAATCCAGACCCACAAGAAACCAATGTTACTAAAACCTGCTGTAATCTGCAGCGGACATGGAAATCCTAAAGACGTTTACTGTTCTGTTTGACAAAAATGGGTTCCAGGATTTGGTCTTTGATGACTGTCATGGTTGTGAAACagaggaagtgttttttttaatgtgtgggTGAGATTTCTGAATGTATACCATCCATTCTTCAATTGGATTAGTCTGGCGCTTCCATTTCCACATCTTAATCAGGCAGTAACCGCAGTTTAACGTCATGTTACTGTTTAACTTCTATTTACAAtgtacaaagaaagaaagaaagtgaaaactGATTTTTCAGCAAACAGCCTGTGAAGGAGATGGATACAGGTAGAAAAAAGGCAAGAATACAAAACACTGAATAGGAAGCATCTCTTAATAAAAAAGACTCCTGGAAAATattcagtgagtgtgttagtagTCATGTTTCCTGTGTAGTTGACTAGAACTACTGCATGTCTTTGTGAGCATGTGGTTTAGGCTGCAAAGGTCGTTCTTTGTACTATGAGCAGCACTCAGTTCTTCAGAGACGAGGTCATGTGCTACAGTAGGAACAGGAAAGCCTGCCGCAGCTCTTTGATGTGGAATCTCAGGCACTGTGCATAACTCTTTGGTTTTAATGTAAATGGATTTTCTTCTCTTCTGCTTCATGAACACTTTATGATCAGAAAGACCCTTGATGTTGAAGTTCTGTTCTCTGACTCATGTTCTCATGGTGATGTGTTCTGACAGGGTCCTGCTCATCGTGAAGAGACAGTCAGTCTGAACGCAAACCACACAGGGCTGCAGAGCACCCCGGGGCCGGCCTCTAGCGCCGAGCTCAATCACCAGGCTGACACTTTCAGAGGTTCACACTCTTTTGCTCTCAAATTTAACAATTTCAATAAACCCATAGACAGTTTATAACTTGGCTAATGTTGTATTAAGTATGTTAACTGTCGTATTTAAAGTGGCATATAGATTATAACTattgcgtttgtgtgtgtgtgtgtgtgtgtgtgtgtgcgcgcgcctACATCCTGCATGCTTTAAACGCAGGCCTCTCTGGTAGCCTGGCATCTCAGGTGGCTCCACCTCTGGAGCTTAAAATTGAGAATCAGGACAAAGATGAAATGCATGATAACCACTCCTCTGATGACATCAAGTCTGATGACGAGAGTGATAAAAGGGACATTAAGACGCCCAGAGGAGGGACTCGAACAAGGTATGTTATacccagctccctgctctatgCAGCCCACATACAGTTTCCTTTACATTTCCTGTGAAAATTAATGGGTGCTTGCCTATTTACAATCACAAACAAGCATACAGTTTCCAAAGTCAGCCAACTGTTGTGTGGTTTACTGCCAACCTGACTCTAGCATGTGTTCCTGTTTTTCTCCACAGCAGCATTAATGAGGAGGAGGACCTGAACCCGGAGCAGAAGGCAGAGCGTGAACgtgagaggagaatggccaatAATGCACGAGAGcgactgagagtgagagacatCAACGAGGCGTTTAAGGAGCTGGGCCGCATGTGCCAACTGCATTTGAAGAGTGAGAAGCCCCAGACCAAACTGCTCATCCTGCACCAGGCCGTTGCCGTCATCCTCAGCCTGGAGCAGCAAGTCAGGGGTCAGTCCCTCTTGCATCTGTAATACTATGCATGTACATGATTTTCAGAGGGTTAAGATTAATTGGGCCCATATATTAATGCTATTATTTTATAGTACCACAGACAGCGAATGTTAACAGTAGTGCTACACTGTGAACAGCACtttgttatattatttaaacaaaaagacAATAAGGAATGGAAATTCAACTgatattttcttcttatttaagCCCCTTCAAGTAGAGTTAGGCTGCAATATATCGGCATTGTAGTATGTATAGTGTAGTTAAATAAATGCCCAATAAAGTGTCAATTAAGATTCAGCTTGGAGCCCAAGTGCAACTTTAGAAGTGTCTGTTCCAAATGAACTTCCATGTAATGTAGCTTTTTgtgacatatttttaaaaagtattttttttttattgcagctTTTATAGACACTTCCTCCACAGTGGGAGGTTTagttaaaatgagtaaaattctTACAGAGAATGTAAAGCTTAGTTTGGTCTGTTAATTTCCCCCATCCAGAGCGGAACCTGAACCCCAAAGCAGCCTGCCttaagaggagagaggaggagaaggttTCTGGTGTTTCGGGGGAACCGCAGCAGACTCATCCATCCGTTCACCCTGGGCTTACAGACACATCCAACCCCATGGGCCATCTGTGAGCACTAGGCAGGTAAGCTCAGCAATGGCGATGTGTTTGCAGTACAAAGTTGCAGATATGTTGAGTAGGAATAGAGTAACATTAAGAATGTTTATAAAATTGAGCTTTTTAGTATTGTTAAAACTCTCTGAACACAATGCACATTTGagaatgtaaattttaaattcaaagaGCGAGTAAAACAGGTTGTTTGACACTGATCTAATCCCACTCataatttctttatttgaaCTTTCAGATCAAAGTGATGCAGAGGGAGTGTGTAAGATTGCATTGGTGACCTTGCTTTCCAAGGGCAGACAGGACTCACAGCTTGTGACACAAATTTGAAAAGACAGAGACCACTCCAAGCTAAATTCCAGTCAAGTGACCCCGAGCTCGAAGAAAACTGGCAAACGCCAAACTTCCTCCAAAGTCCAAAATTGTATAGCAAATTTCTGCCCACGAGAAACATACTCACAAAAACCGAAAGCCCTTCAGCACATATCACTGTCTGCAAAGCAGCGTGTCACATCTGTACAATCAGAGACTGTCGCAGTCCCCCTCCACCCTCCACGTGGAAGTTGCATTGTGCCTAAACTGAATTGACGAATGCATTGTAAcagcaattgttttttttttgtttgtttgtttgtttttttatttttgttcctaTTTATTATGTTACTGAACTATAAAGTCTATGTTTAAAGGGAAAGTTATGACATTGCTTTAAGAAGCTGTTTGGCATTTCAGTAGATCTTCAGTTTGCCAAGCTCTGAGTGATTCTGCTGGAGCAGCACTGTGGAAAGATGCTCTGGGCCACCACACAGATTTAAAGCATCCAACTCGTAGCAGAGCCTCTCACGTCTGTGGCTTTCGAAATGATCAGAGTCTCAAATGTCCTCCCCTTTTtgtctagaaaaaaaagaataagaaataatatattatttatatttatgatagATTCATTCCACGAACAACAGCATGAGAAACCAAAACTACCTAATGATGCGTGTTTAGTTGAGATTCCAGGACGCAGACAGTTTAGTGTAGTGGAGAGACGAGTGTGTTTTTGCTCCTTCCTCTGTTCTGCAGATGCAAGGCCCCGATGGCAAACTGGAGCTTTActgaaaggtcagaggtcaaccACAGGCTGACATGTTTATAGTCATTAGTAAGTAGTTCAAATACAGAGAGCAGACCAGTTACTAAACCCTAGCATTCCCTGCATATTTCATAGTGTCTTAACCGAAGGAAAGAAGGACTAATCATGGGTCCTTTGAATTCTTCAGCCATATAGTGTTAAGTGGGAAGAAAATGGCATATTTCCATTTATTGCAGTTTGTTGGTTTTCTGATGTTACATTATTTGGTCTCTGCTTAGTTGAACAGCAGTGGTCTTCTACGCTTAGCCTCAAGCTGAGAAATTAGACATAGCTAATATCAGACAGAGTAGACTCAAAACGATGACCACAGCATCACCTGGCCTGAATTGAAGTTTTGCttgattttctttctgtctaaAACCAGTaacataaaaaagagaaaaaaaaatcacaaaaaaaatcattactctAAGTAACCACAACgttatatgtttatttgtaattgtataCAAAGCATCTTTCTAGGCTTCATAGTAAAGCGTATATTGTCCTGTGTGAA carries:
- the tcf12 gene encoding transcription factor 12 isoform X5 — its product is MYCAYPVPGMGSNSLMYYYNGKSVYAPSPNSDDFNRESPSYPSSKPPSSMFASTFFDATHNSSDPWNSSNGISQPAYGGMLGGSSSHMPQSGNYSSLHSHDRLNYPPHSVSPTDINASLPPMSSFHRSTASSSPFVTASHTPPVNTTEGVMAAANRGNATGSSQTGDALGKALASIYSPDHTSSSFPSNPSTPVGSPSPLTAQAGAASAGTVVTASGPPGRAGTTQWPRAAGQNPSSPNYENSLHSLKNRVHQQLHEHLQDAMSFLKDVCESRMEDRLDRLDDAIHVLRNHAVGSTASLPSDIHSLLGQTHNGPITAIGTSFPTSGLVTSRTASMGPAHREETVSLNANHTGLQSTPGPASSAELNHQADTFRGLSGSLASQVAPPLELKIENQDKDEMHDNHSSDDIKSDDESDKRDIKTPRGGTRTSSINEEEDLNPEQKAERERERRMANNARERLRVRDINEAFKELGRMCQLHLKSEKPQTKLLILHQAVAVILSLEQQVRERNLNPKAACLKRREEEKVSGVSGEPQQTHPSVHPGLTDTSNPMGHL
- the tcf12 gene encoding transcription factor 12 isoform X3, with translation MNPQQRIAAIGTDKELSDLLDFSAMFSPPVSSGKNRPTTLGSSQFSASGIDERTTEASWAAGGQSSPSYDESSRGFTDSPHYGDHLSDSRLVSHEGLSPTPFMSSSIMGKSERPPFSAYAREPGVSGCQSTLRSDMGLASPGPVPTAGKSPAPFYSFTGSNPRRRSLQDSSPLDPLQTKKVRKVPPGLPSSVYAPSPNSDDFNRESPSYPSSKPPSSMFASTFFDATHNSSDPWNSSNGISQPAYGGMLGGSSSHMPQSGNYSSLHSHDRLNYPPHSVSPTDINASLPPMSSFHRSTASSSPFVTASHTPPVNTTEGVMAAANRGNATGSSQTGDALGKALASIYSPDHTSSSFPSNPSTPVGSPSPLTAQAGAASAGTVVTASGPPGRAGTTQWPRAAGQNPSSPNYENSLHSLKNRVHQQLHEHLQDAMSFLKDVCESRMEDRLDRLDDAIHVLRNHAVGSTASLPSDIHSLLGQTHNGPITAIGTSFPTSGLVTSRTASMGPAHREETVSLNANHTGLQSTPGPASSAELNHQADTFRGLSGSLASQVAPPLELKIENQDKDEMHDNHSSDDIKSDDESDKRDIKTPRGGTRTSSINEEEDLNPEQKAERERERRMANNARERLRVRDINEAFKELGRMCQLHLKSEKPQTKLLILHQAVAVILSLEQQVRERNLNPKAACLKRREEEKVSGVSGEPQQTHPSVHPGLTDTSNPMGHL
- the tcf12 gene encoding transcription factor 12 isoform X7, with the protein product MFASTFFDATHNSSDPWNSSNGISQPAYGGMLGGSSSHMPQSGNYSSLHSHDRLNYPPHSVSPTDINASLPPMSSFHRSTASSSPFVTASHTPPVNTTEGVMAAANRGNATGSSQTGDALGKALASIYSPDHTSSSFPSNPSTPVGSPSPLTAQAGAASAGTVVTASGPPGRAGTTQWPRAAGQNPSSPNYENSLHSLKNRVHQQLHEHLQDAMSFLKDVCESRMEDRLDRLDDAIHVLRNHAVGSTASLPSDIHSLLGQTHNGPITAIGTSFPTSGLVTSRTASMGPAHREETVSLNANHTGLQSTPGPASSAELNHQADTFRGLSGSLASQVAPPLELKIENQDKDEMHDNHSSDDIKSDDESDKRDIKTPRGGTRTSSINEEEDLNPEQKAERERERRMANNARERLRVRDINEAFKELGRMCQLHLKSEKPQTKLLILHQAVAVILSLEQQVRERNLNPKAACLKRREEEKVSGVSGEPQQTHPSVHPGLTDTSNPMGHL